The sequence accgcactcgagaatcctccccgcgccggcgctcctctccatgggagaggaaggagcgcgggttgtgaggaagaggcgagtgctcggggagcagcggctcctgagcccgctgcggcacccgagagatcacaccctgcagattctgcactgcctccgcgagggtgcgaacctgctgggctagctggtcgaactgagcaggttcgaccgtctgaatgggaggagaagcggtggaatgctgctgagagtgtgttggggacgcagcagcctcccggccagaggcgcgagaggctccgcgacagggaagcattggaagctccgcgaccacctcgccgtgccattacgatcgttctgagattcggcccttcctctagcgccaactgttgctggtggtccaaaccgagaacgattgacacgacggtgtgaacggggttccgcctgagttgtcttggttggtgctggtcgcgctccaccttccgccaaggaacctgcaaacaagccttgcaccaccaccagggtggtgatggccctccgacggtcaagtcagaggagattggaggaggagagatgataatcacaagtgggagagagtgctctgggaggtattgcttaccccccccccttctccccccagccgcatatatacctggctgggaggtctctcaggggggtttgtcgtcgtggggcacgatagaatggccactgacatggccgttacggggcgtcgtggagcagcgctgggtacggtcatggcagggcgtagtggagctccgctttgtacggttgatacaggagatcgtgggcagcatcgggtacagccgttgcagggagtagtggagcaggaggccgcggcgtgcctctggagaatagcctgtcgttatcaaaagatctccgactcggggtcggaatgctggatcatagggcagccgacccggggtcgggctgcgaagccgaggaggtccgactcggggtcggagtgctggatcatagggcagccgacccggggtcgggctgcggagccgaggaggtccgactcggggtcggagtgctggatcatagggcagccgacccggggtcgggctgcggagccgaggaggtccgactcggggtcggagtgctggatcatagggcagctgtagctttcctggatacgcgtgccgatcacgtggggcatggcggctcaattcccccataacacatacatacatatatatatatgtgtgtgtgtgtgtgtgtgtgtgtgtgtgtatgtatgtgtgtatgtttgTATATGTTGGGCATATCTGGCTTTTTTTTCTTGACGATTTGAATGAGAgatggttctaaaaaaaaaagaaaaaaagaaactattAATTTGAGTTGAGGATTTAACTTTTATAATCATTAAGTCCTACCAATCAAAGTTGAGAGACCTAACTCTTCATCTAATTAGAAGCTAAATGTAGTAAAATGAATTATATAATGATTGATATGAACAATTAACTTAAAGAGAATCTTGTCAAAAAGATAATACCTGGCACAGCATCTAGAAGTGTTTAAATATCAGTACTACAGTCTTTTGTGCCAAGTATGGCAATTTCACAAACGGACTCAACTATATAATCATTATGCATCAAAGGATTAAAATAGAAAGACCTCTCACCTTCTAAATTCCACAAGCAGAGCACGCTGTTCAGATGTTTTATCAACACTAACATCTCTCTCTAGCAGTATAGCTGCACAAAAATAATCAGGCTACAGTAATCAGATGATCAGCAGGGCACAAAGATCGCAATGTATCATGTATTGATACTGTAATATGCAGAAATTCAGCATTGAAAATACACCAATGACTATGAAAACTACTATTTACCAGTGAAAATTCATGAGAATACATCAAATTTATGTTAAATAGCTTCgcacaaccaaaaaaaaagaaagacaaacACACATGACTGACAATCATCATTCACGACTTCTTGAGACCTAATAAGAGCTGAGTGAGTAAATCAGTACCTCGAAGGAAGAACTGCTTGAGGAACAAAAGGGGCATAAGCAGTTTCCCTCTCAGCTGCAAGCCTTTGAGCTTTCTGAAACTCTTTCAGAACTGCTTGGAAATCTTTTGCAAGCTTTGCATCGGCTATCTTTTTGCTTGCCTgcatttagaaattcatgtctaAGAATCACGGAATTAAGGGGGAAAATCAGCATGATGTGTAGACCAATAGTCTTAGAGGCCTTATTAGAATGAAGCATATATACAATATGTCACCTCTATATAGCTGGAAGTCTCAAAATAGCTGCCACCATGCCATTGTAATTCAAACACTATGCACCAGAAACAAAAATCATGACCACTACATCATTTGACAAGGACAAGTTCATGAATTACCAACAATCATAGAAGATAAAGTTTCCACTTAATCAAATGCCAACGGAAAGATGGAAATGGTACCATTTGATGAGCGAACCAAAGACAAAATGCTGCATGATGGGCACCTTCTCAAGCACCTCAGCCTTATATATCTTCAGCATTCCACTGTTCACCTTGCTCCATGTCGGAACCGCACTGATATCATCAAGCATCGGGGAGTGCTCAGCAAACACCCCCTTCTTCACCTTCTTGACAAAAGCCACACAGGCCAAGTACATATACTCATGGGAGAAGTTATCAAGAATGTCCTGGTTGTGAATCGACTTGGGCTTCATATACTTGTGATCAATAAGATGAGCTGAGCCAAAGATAAAGGGGAGAAAGTGGTAGTCGTCGATCCAAGAGGTTAGGGcttggaggagggagaggagggaggtgaCGGTTTGGGGGAGGGGGGGAACGGGGTCGGAGATCTTGCGGCCGCGGACAGAGTGGGAGAGGGCGGCGACGAAGCCAGGgaagtggcggccggcggcagAGGAGTGGAAGCGGCGGATGTCGTCGGGAGAGGAGATGCGCTTGGTGGGGGTTTCAAAGTGATAGGGAGGGGTAACGGGGGGACGGGGAGGGGCTGGGGGACGGGGGCGAGGATGATGGGTGTTGGTCTGGGTGGGGGCGTTGATCGCCGGCGTGCGGATAGGGCGGCATGCCAGCAGGTTATAGGCGTCGGTCCAGGGCGGCGGAGAGGAGATGGAGGCGGTGGGGCCGCCACAGGCGGAGCACACCGACGACAGCGGCGGGCTCGCCTCGGCCGCGGTGGCGGAGGTGGAGCAGACGGCGGCGCATGAAGAGTCGGcggaggtggcggaggagggCTCGGCGTCGGTCATTTTTTATGGGAGGCGATGCAGAAGAATCGAGGCAgcgggagggaggaagggagaagaatCGGGGCGAAGAAGAAACGAGagagggcgagagagagagagaggaggcggGATGGGTGCGggcggagggagaggaagaacagGTTTCTTGCAACACTGGTcggtgccggagaggagggaggaggaggcagaggaaggaggaggcagaggagggCTTGATATGTCGATCGAGAATGGAGGAGGGGGGCGGACGTGGGTTTTGATGGGTATTTGGTTTTCAACGACGCGAgtaagcgtcgtcttaggcaAACTCTACAACGACGCTAACAAGCGTCgtatattgccgacgcttttaaaatgcGTCGGCTATTTTTGGCGCTCTGCGGGACATTGCCGATGCTTGtagtaagcgtcggcaaaaaagcatCGTTAAAAGCCCTTTTTCCTGTAGTGATAGTAGCCAAAATGGTCCATATCAAGTTTGATGATCCTCCTAAATACTCGTAATGACTAAAGTATTCCACATCGAGTCTGGTGATCTTTCTGAATACTCGCAGTAGACAAAGTATTCCACATTAGGTTTGGTGATTCTTTTGGATACTCGTAGTAGCCAAGTGATTTACATCGAGTTTGGTGATTCTCCTGAATATTCGTAGTAGCTAAAGTGGTCCACATCGAGTCAGGTATTGTTTAGAAGATTTAGCTCCTGCTAAATCAGAACTAAAGATGAAAAAATGCTTGCTTCGTTGTCTCGCAACTGAACCACTTGGTTTTGCCAGAAGATAGAGTTTCTAATGCTTGTGTTGAAGGTATTGCCAATCGAGACACAATCTCGGTGAGTTAGGATATCTTCTTCTCTAGTTGTGTGAGACATTCTATTATTTTATCATCCATCGATGTAGAAGCAGCAACTATACTCACTTTTGTCCTGCATACTTCAAACATGCATAACTCTTCTCTTGACTACTTGTACTCCTCATGCATTTTGACCACGAACAGAGGCTCCCACAGATATAGAAGATCGGAGCTCTAATACTAACTTGATATGATCATATCAAGTTGGAATTCTGCGAGGTAAgagtatggctctgataccaacttgatccaatcgaaaagaaaaaaaaatttcttcagcCTACTCAATtcgaatctctcaaaaaaaataaaagaagatggaTGAATCTCAAAAGTAAGGCTTtaagtctccttttctttcattgattcttaaaaaaataaagtacaTAGCTTCTATTTATAATGCGAGGTCTGTCTTAACACAATTTAGGTCGGATTGCTCTTTCCAATCATAGTaggactttttttaaaaaataggcaTCGCTGgtaaaaaaaagctaaaaaatcTTGAGAAGAGTACATCTTGACTCTATATTAACTCTGTCTTCCGTCGCTCCGCCGAATTCTTATTGGATGAGAGCTACGCCCAGTCAAAGTCTTGcccaaaaagaaaacttttatttTGACTAGCCCATTTTGGAGCCTAAACGATGGAATTTCGGTCTGATTCATCATCCAAAGTTGTAGATCTCAAAAAGATAtctaattttcaaaaaatatcaTCTCAATTGGACATTatatgaccaaattatggcCTTCAAAAGTTTGGCATGTGACTCTACTTTACGATGTGGCGAATCTTGCTCTTAAATCTTGCTTAGCCCCACTCGTAGTAGTCAAAATGGTCCACATCATGTCTGAAAATCCTTCTCGATAATTATAGTGGCCAAAGTGGTTCACATCAAATCTTGTGATCCTCTTAAATACTCGTAGTGGCTAAAGTATTGTACATCGAGTCTGGTGATCCTTCTGAGTACTTGTAGTGGCCGAAGTATTCCATATCAAGTTTGATAATCTTCTTGGATACTTGCAGTGACCAAAGTAATTAacatcgagtttggtgatcctCCTGAATATTCATAGTAGCCAAAGTGTTCCACATCGAGTCCGATGATCCTCTTGGATCAGAAGAAACTCTTAGGAATGGAGttttggtacttggatagcTGAAGAAAGGAAGAACTTTATACTAGTATGAAAGGGGTGAATAAGGAGGGCTTTTTTGAGATAAATAATAGCTTGCTTTTGTCAAAAACGGCCAACCACAAACTTGGATCAGTTTGAAAGTTGTTGCCGATGAAACAAGCCCTAGACTATACTAAAGGACATTATGAGGCCGTTAAGGAATTTTTTGAAGCAAGAAAATTGTCATCATAGTTGGAGCAATCTCATAAgatgaaaaatggattatgcccCATATTTTAATGGGATTGTATAAAATAGGAAACTTGGCAATAGTCTCTCAGACTCGATAGGGATTTATAAAAGAAGAGGGTGGAGGATCAAGGTAATAGGAGAAATAATGGTAATAAACATAGAAGATATGGGAGAAATGATGACAACAAAGAGAAGAATTAAGGGATGGTTTGGGAGACGGGGAGATTTGAGCACTTGACAATTCAGAAGATGTGGTGGTCGAATGCTAGATTAGTGCACCCATTAGCTTAGTGGGAAAATTTGCAGGTCCTTCCCATATATTGGCTCATGTGTTCCATTAGCTTAGTGATTCAAAATAtgtatattgaatgacaataaAATTTGACTTCAAGAAGTTGCAAATCCAAAGGATATaaatagtaaataaataaataagaaaaagaaattggagCATTGGAGAGGAGTTTAAATATAAAGAGAAAGTAGAAagtaaataataataacaacaataataataataataataggtgGGAAGAAATAGATGTACTTTTATAATGTCTTGgataagagaaaagagagaaagaaaatactTATTTAATAAGTAAAAAGAGAGTAGCAACGAGTTACCATGGTTTATaaatgaaatttttaataattttaatgcctttattcatttgGACATGATTTGAGTAAGATAAATACGAGAGAGATACTTATTTAATTGAATTAAAAAGAGAACCTCAATTAGCACTAATcataactatttttttaatgattttaatattattatttagacTATCTTTGTGTCTTTTGGAGAATCCCATGAGTATGACCATGGGATCAACTAGGAAAATTGTTTATCCATGAACTTGGAGTGTGTGAAGAGTAGCATGACCGGCCAACTAATCTTTAATTTGGTTTTCCTCATAGAACATAAACAGGAAATGAGATAAGTTGTGCCTTGAAGATGTTTACCTTCTCTAATTTTTATTGTCATGGATCTAGCCTCGAGGTTCAATTGAGTAAAAATTGGATATGACAATTGTATTTTTATTGTATAAAACGGCTAATAAGACTACTTGATTTGAAATTCTTTTTAACTCTCAAGGAAGATCATGCAATTAAAATCCATGGCAtacactacaaaagaaggaataactcccggcggttttttttgtctctaccgacgcttataagcgtcggcgaattcccagcccacgcttcacaaagcgtgggtcagacgtcgggcaggtgggcgtgggtcgggtttaacccgacgcgtcaaaaaagcgtcgtcggtCTATTCCGACGCTATTAAGCGTCGTTCCTTTTATAAGactccgacgcttaaaagcgtcggcgtacCTCAATCGACGCTTCACACCCGTAGTTTTCGTTGGGCTATGCCGATGCTTAAAATCGTCGGCCTAATCTGCTTTACCGACGCAATAAAGCGTCGTTAATGGCGTTTCACATTCCGTCCCAGTTCGTATTTCCGACGCTAAATAGCGTCGGCAatggctttttttttaaaaaaaaaatttgtaaatGCAATTTTTAATTCTCTGTATACATTAATTTCTAACAAAACACATACACTAAATCACATAGATAACAAAATACACAACACAGATAAgaacttttcattcaaaatctCAATATTATCacatttgattacattgtacttcaaaaacattctaaaaacatccatctcaaattcctaagtacacaatctacgatGTATCAAGAGTCGAtggcatcatctctacgagtagatgaagtatcagcaacctacaagaaaaaaatactttagaaactaaaaatacgaaagtcatcacgctaatacaagaatacattataattatataaaatattcaaatatatttagttatgtaccggaggagcaaatctctgcaaaaaagatgaaatatggtcaagctgatcctgcaaagattgtatcttcaactcttggctctgcttcaactccgccatatcagtcatatgactctgcctcatctcctctatccttgtctcatatgactgctttatctgtgccatctctgtcttcaaactacaaacctctgcagtgctagtaccttgtctggcatcttgggtatatcggctcactgcagatagctgagtgggggtaactccgataccgtaacccctcacgcgaccataacgttctgggcccatcaattcggcatagacctgagcctcgacgcgactggccgcgtcggatgatgatgactccccgacgcgctctgaaataagatttgtagctctttcctatatctctctcaaaaaaacaaacagtcacattaataatttaaaagaagtaaaattaattaaaaaattatgataaaataaaaaatgaatacatacaactatatctctcgactcgtcccggacaaagctgccatctcggtgagtgtgggtcatcttataaaactctacctcaccaggcttccttccatgctctactatctacacatacggaaagtatatgggcaaactatatatcatgatacgtgctatatgttagtagagtttcaaatagtttcaaaagaacttacgaattcatttctacgtctcgcataactcttcgagcctgaagtatgagaaactgcttgagatgctcgtgcagctctaccaatattagaatatgtctgccaaaataaaagcacacagtataatatgattcaatgtatatatttgcaatctatattaataataaagataatagaagatattcaaacaatatacgtgacctgtcctctttcagaaaatcagtaatgaacaagctccctccactgctgagggtatacatcaggaggagtcacacgagcaacctccttctctgtcataccctcgcgcttgaagtccgtcttcaattttgctttatattctttccatttgcgattgagggactttagcaccc is a genomic window of Phoenix dactylifera cultivar Barhee BC4 chromosome 4, palm_55x_up_171113_PBpolish2nd_filt_p, whole genome shotgun sequence containing:
- the LOC103719078 gene encoding uncharacterized protein LOC103719078, translated to MTDAEPSSATSADSSCAAVCSTSATAAEASPPLSSVCSACGGPTASISSPPPWTDAYNLLACRPIRTPAINAPTQTNTHHPRPRPPAPPRPPVTPPYHFETPTKRISSPDDIRRFHSSAAGRHFPGFVAALSHSVRGRKISDPVPPLPQTVTSLLSLLQALTSWIDDYHFLPFIFGSAHLIDHKYMKPKSIHNQDILDNFSHEYMYLACVAFVKKVKKGVFAEHSPMLDDISAVPTWSKVNSGMLKIYKAEVLEKVPIMQHFVFGSLIKWQAKR